The proteins below are encoded in one region of Chiloscyllium plagiosum isolate BGI_BamShark_2017 chromosome 7, ASM401019v2, whole genome shotgun sequence:
- the LOC122551829 gene encoding gap junction gamma-1 protein-like produces the protein MSWAFLTRLLEEIQNHSTFVGKVWLMVLIVFRIVLLAVGGEPIYHDEQSKFMCNTQQPGCENVCYNSFAPLSHIRFWVFQIIMITVPSVIYLGYAIHRIARIEGAQQPKPKRKMPIVHRGAARDYEEAEGDDEEDPMVCEEIEHEPETEADKKAPEKKPHDGRRRIKEDGLMKMYVFQLLMRTLFEIGFLAAQYFLYGFEVLPGFVCNTIPCPYTVDCFVSRPTEKTIFLLVMYVVSGLCLVLNFAELFHLGLGGIRDGLRGRRLASQLYYSSRGAPYAPPGYHSVLHKDKIKLGNGNMPYHDNFGALAPESFEMSEMVHRHLKLAQEQLNMAYQATGELPPQPRRGILESNCPTAEQNRLKFGQEGEKSCPEKAGLRG, from the exons ATGAGCTGGGCTTTCCTGACGAGACTCCTTGAGGAGATCCAGAACCACTCCACGTTTGTTGGCAAAGTCTGGCTGATGGTCCTCATTGTTTTCCGCATTGTTTTGTTGGCAGTTGGTGGTGAACCTATCTACCATGATGAACAAAGCAAGTTCATGTGTAACACTCAGCAACCTGGTTGTGAGAACGTTTGCTACAATTCCTTTGCACCCCTTTCCCACATCCGGTTCTGGGTCTTCCAGATCATCATGATCACAGTGCCATCCGTTATATACCTGGGCTATGCCATACACCGGATAGCCCGGATAGAGGGTGCCCAACAGCCAAAACCCAAGAGAAAGATGCCCATTGTGCATCGGGGAGCTGCTCGGGATTACGAGGAggcagaaggtgatgatgaggAAGACCCCATGGTCTGCGAGGAGATTGAGCATGAACCTGAGACTGAGGCTGACAAGAAAGCTCCTGAGAAGAAGCCACATGATGGCAGGAGGCGTATCAAGGAAGATGGGCTCATGAAGATGTATGTTTTTCAGCTCCTGATGAGAACTCTGTTTGAAATTGGTTTCTTGGCTGCCCAGTATTTTCTATATGGGTTTGAAgtgcttcctggctttgtgtgcAATACGATTCCTTGTCCGTACACCGTTGACTGTTTTGTGTCACGTCCCACAGAGAAAACCATCTTCTTGTTGGTCATGTATGTGGTCAGTGGTCTCTGCTTAGTGCTCAACTTTGCTGAGCTCTTCCACCTTGGCCTTGGCGGCATCAGGGATGGCTTGAGGGGCAGGCGGCTGGCCTCCCAGCTCTATTACTCCTCCAGGGGTGCCCCCTATGCCCCTCCGGGCTACCACTCTGTGCTTCACAAGGACAAGATCAAGCTGGGCAATGGGAACATGCCATACCACGACAACTTTGGTGCCCTAGCACCAGAGAGTTTTGAGATGTCTGAGATGGTTCACCGACACCTAAAGCTTGCTCAGGAACAACTGAACATGGCGTACCAAGCAACAGGAGAGCTCCCTCCCCAACCGAGGAGGGGCATCCTTGAGTCAAACTGTCCGACTGCTGAACAGAACCGACTGAAATTTGGTCAGGAAGGTGAAAAATCATGTCCTGAAAAAGCAG GTCTGCGAGGGTGA